A part of Quatrionicoccus australiensis genomic DNA contains:
- a CDS encoding tetratricopeptide repeat protein — MKKRHFDRSRLMPVVLLFLSVLPIISSMLAPADHTGRGVISNFLDSPYYLIALFILYFVVIGVMSWDGSRASRERKKANEALASIDLQYRNGDTLAVIKDCEEQLTIYPNDAALHWYLALAAYAQKDFQVARPHFLKAAEIDARFESAVQPFLEKMLSEVASEAIHQQHLH; from the coding sequence ATGAAGAAGCGTCATTTCGATCGCTCAAGGTTGATGCCGGTAGTACTTCTCTTCCTGTCCGTACTTCCCATCATTTCTTCAATGCTGGCTCCCGCCGACCATACAGGCCGGGGAGTCATATCGAACTTTCTCGACAGCCCCTACTACCTAATTGCCTTGTTCATTCTCTATTTCGTCGTAATCGGCGTGATGAGTTGGGATGGAAGTCGAGCGTCACGAGAGAGAAAGAAGGCCAATGAGGCACTTGCGTCAATCGACCTCCAATACAGAAATGGAGACACGCTTGCGGTAATCAAAGACTGCGAGGAGCAATTGACCATTTACCCAAACGACGCTGCCCTTCATTGGTATTTGGCGCTAGCTGCTTATGCTCAGAAAGACTTCCAAGTTGCGCGCCCGCACTTTCTTAAGGCAGCGGAGATTGATGCTCGATTCGAATCTGCGGTCCAGCCATTTCTGGAGAAAATGCTGTCGGAAGTCGCTTCAGAGGCAATTCACCAGCAGCATCTTCATTAG
- a CDS encoding SAM-dependent methyltransferase, with translation MDIPRIFNITESAHRIHNPITPDKLATLGAALRLEAGARVLDLGSGSGEMLCTWARDHGVTGTGVDMSQLFTEQAKRRAEELGVADQVGFIHADAAGYVSDEKVDIAACVGATWIAGGFSGTVALLAQSLRPGGIILIGEPYWRQLPPTEELAQGCLAHSISDFHTLPALLASFRELGCDVVEMVLADQDGWDRYEAAKWLTMRRWLEANPDDELAPEVRAQLTSEPERYATYTREYLGWGVFALMLR, from the coding sequence ATGGACATCCCCCGAATATTCAACATCACTGAAAGCGCGCACCGCATCCATAACCCGATTACGCCCGACAAGCTCGCCACGCTCGGCGCGGCGCTGCGGCTGGAAGCGGGGGCACGAGTGCTCGACCTCGGCAGCGGTTCGGGGGAGATGCTGTGCACCTGGGCGCGCGATCATGGCGTGACCGGCACCGGCGTCGACATGAGCCAGCTATTTACCGAGCAAGCGAAACGCCGCGCCGAAGAACTCGGCGTCGCCGATCAGGTCGGGTTCATCCATGCCGATGCGGCCGGTTATGTCTCCGACGAGAAGGTCGATATCGCAGCCTGTGTCGGCGCCACCTGGATCGCGGGCGGATTTTCCGGCACGGTAGCGCTTCTGGCGCAGAGCCTGCGCCCCGGCGGGATCATCCTCATCGGCGAACCCTACTGGCGGCAGTTGCCGCCGACGGAAGAGCTTGCCCAGGGCTGTCTTGCCCACTCGATCTCCGACTTCCACACGCTGCCGGCACTGCTCGCATCCTTCCGCGAGCTTGGCTGTGACGTCGTCGAAATGGTTCTCGCCGACCAGGATGGCTGGGACAGGTACGAAGCGGCCAAATGGCTGACCATGCGCCGCTGGCTTGAAGCCAATCCCGACGACGAGCTGGCGCCAGAGGTGCGCGCCCAGCTGACCTCAGAACCAGAGCGCTACGCCACTTACACGCGAGAATATCTGGGCTGGGGCGTGTTCGCGCTGATGTTGCGGTGA
- a CDS encoding IS630 family transposase, with amino-acid sequence MDKEDARKLRPEQQKEKRKIALRMRMNGREFAEIGLAVGVHSRTVQYWWSRYQAEGLKSAVEGGKRGTEIGERRTLSVEQEWAVQQLISEKMPDQLKLSFALWTRAAVQELIHRRFKIDMPIRTVGEYLKRWGFTPQKPLKRAYEQKPELVEAWLKESYPRIARRAKDEGAEIHWGDETGIRSDCQHGRSYAPAGKTPVQRVPGSRFATNMISTVTNQGKVRFMLYRETMTATVLIRFLARLVRDAGRKVFLILDNLRVHHSNKVRDWLEKHTEHIELFFLPAYAPELNPDEYLNCDLKALVHGGKPARNRDELESKVRGAMMKIQNRPKRVMSYFRHRKIQYAA; translated from the coding sequence ATGGATAAAGAAGATGCCCGCAAGCTCAGGCCAGAGCAACAAAAGGAGAAGCGCAAGATAGCGCTTCGCATGCGAATGAACGGACGCGAATTTGCCGAGATTGGATTAGCGGTCGGAGTACATTCCCGTACGGTCCAATATTGGTGGTCGCGCTACCAGGCAGAAGGCCTCAAGTCGGCGGTAGAAGGCGGCAAAAGAGGCACGGAGATTGGTGAGCGACGCACACTCAGCGTGGAACAGGAGTGGGCAGTGCAGCAGTTGATCAGCGAGAAAATGCCTGACCAACTCAAGCTTTCCTTCGCGCTCTGGACACGGGCAGCAGTTCAGGAGTTGATCCATCGTCGTTTCAAGATCGACATGCCGATTCGGACGGTCGGTGAGTATCTCAAGCGCTGGGGTTTTACACCGCAGAAGCCGTTGAAGCGGGCCTATGAGCAGAAACCTGAATTGGTGGAGGCTTGGCTCAAGGAGAGTTACCCACGCATCGCCCGGCGCGCCAAGGACGAAGGGGCGGAGATTCACTGGGGTGACGAAACGGGCATCCGTAGCGATTGCCAACATGGCCGGAGCTATGCGCCAGCGGGAAAAACACCTGTTCAAAGGGTGCCCGGCAGCCGGTTTGCCACGAACATGATCTCCACGGTCACCAACCAGGGGAAAGTGCGCTTCATGCTCTATCGGGAAACGATGACGGCCACTGTCCTGATTCGATTCCTTGCACGCCTGGTTCGTGATGCTGGACGCAAAGTGTTTTTGATTCTCGACAACCTGCGAGTGCATCACAGCAACAAGGTTCGGGACTGGTTGGAAAAACATACCGAGCACATTGAGTTGTTCTTCTTGCCCGCCTACGCCCCGGAACTCAATCCGGACGAGTATCTGAATTGCGACCTGAAGGCCTTGGTTCATGGCGGAAAGCCTGCCAGGAATCGGGATGAACTGGAATCAAAGGTGCGAGGTGCAATGATGAAAATACAGAATCGCCCAAAACGGGTTATGTCCTATTTTAGACACCGAAAAATCCAATATGCCGCGTAA
- a CDS encoding DUF4917 family protein yields the protein MPFEIQPWANISANYRGTIILGNGASISVSPRFAYASLLQHALNNGLLPNDVQQLFGFFQTNDFELVLRLVWQASNVNRALQIPDAITHNAYIRVRESLIQTVRDIHPEYNDISDQIPNIYDFLKRFDTVISLNYDLIVYWTMTYGLDIRDQHSFKDCFVSGYFDENWQRFRQSIGFHDRAITLVFYPHGSLILCRNAVEQESKINAQGIGLLGSILNLWKSEQVIPLFVSEGTAFQKISAIQNSYYLSTVYREVFPAPKTDLTIYGWGLGEHDIHILRKMTNTGIQRVAISVYGNDQAYCNKSYQIVRETLGPHIHVDFFDCDSNGCWNHGA from the coding sequence GTGCCATTTGAAATACAACCATGGGCAAATATTTCCGCAAACTATAGAGGCACAATTATTCTTGGAAACGGCGCTAGCATCTCTGTTAGCCCACGATTTGCCTATGCTTCCCTACTTCAGCATGCTTTAAACAACGGCCTTCTGCCAAACGATGTCCAACAATTATTTGGCTTCTTTCAAACCAATGATTTTGAGTTAGTCCTACGTCTCGTTTGGCAAGCGTCAAACGTAAACAGAGCACTACAGATACCTGATGCAATAACTCACAACGCATATATCAGGGTACGCGAAAGCCTGATACAGACTGTTCGCGATATACATCCAGAATACAATGATATCTCGGATCAAATACCAAATATTTATGACTTCCTAAAGAGATTCGATACGGTCATTTCGCTCAACTATGACTTGATTGTCTATTGGACGATGACGTATGGATTGGATATACGCGACCAACATTCATTTAAAGATTGCTTCGTGAGTGGTTACTTTGATGAAAACTGGCAGAGATTCCGCCAATCAATTGGCTTTCACGACAGAGCAATAACACTAGTTTTTTACCCGCATGGCAGTCTAATTCTTTGCAGAAATGCCGTTGAGCAAGAATCAAAAATTAATGCTCAAGGAATTGGATTGCTGGGGTCAATACTTAATCTCTGGAAGAGCGAGCAAGTTATTCCATTATTTGTCAGCGAAGGCACTGCCTTTCAAAAAATTTCCGCCATCCAAAATAGCTATTATCTTTCAACTGTATACAGAGAAGTATTCCCAGCCCCCAAAACAGACCTTACAATTTATGGCTGGGGCTTAGGAGAGCACGATATCCATATTTTACGAAAGATGACAAATACTGGGATTCAGCGCGTAGCAATATCGGTTTACGGAAATGACCAAGCTTATTGCAATAAGTCTTATCAAATCGTAAGAGAAACCTTAGGACCACATATTCATGTGGATTTTTTTGATTGCGATAGTAATGGCTGCTGGAATCATGGCGCCTAA